The window CGCTCTTTGTTCCAAGCCAAGAATTCAACAAAATCTAGAACCTCCAGAATCTTAACTTTGGGTAAAGAGTGGAGCTTTTGTACAATTTCTTTGATCAAGGCTTCCATAGTTCCTCCGACCTTAGCGATCCATCCCATTAAAGCACCGGCACCCAAAGTCAGCAACAAAATACCCCCAGCAGCTACCAAATAATCGGCAGATGTCACGCCTCATATAAACTCTGTCTGACTAAGGGATTTTTATCTAAAACTATTAAAATTCATCAACACTGTTGTAGCTAAACCAATGCCCCATGCCCCATGCCCCATGCCCCATGCCCAATTTTAATGCTGCTGCCAATATTTATAAACAGCATAGGCTAAAGTAACAACGCCGGTGACAATTGACGATTCATCTACTTCAAATAAGGGATGATGTAAAGGATAATTATGTTTATCTGGATAACCGACTCCCAACCGAAACATCGTGCCTGGGGCGTGTTCCAAATACATCGAAAAATCTTCGGCACCGAGGGAGGGTTCGGGTAGAATTTGAACGTGAGTGGAACCCCACGCCTCTAGGGCGGCTAACTCCACGATTTGAGTCAGAATCGGATCGTTTTGTACCGAAGGCACTCCACGCCTATAGTTGAGTTGATAGCGTGCCCCAAACGCACTACAAACATTGGCGACAATCCGCTCAATCCACGCCGGCAAATCGGCGCGAGTTTCTGGATGAAGCGATCGCACGGTTCCCAGCAATTTCACCTGATCGGCAATCACATTCGGTGCTCTGCCTCCGGAAATTTGGCCAATGGTTAACACCAAAGGGCGCAAAGGATTTTGGGTGCGGCTAATGGCTTGCTGCAAAGTGGTAATTACTTGCGAAGCAATCCAAATCGCGTCAACCGCCTCATGGGGACGCGCCCCGTGCCCAGATTCGCCGATAATAATGAGTTCAATATCATCGGCGGCTGCTGTCAATGCGCCATGCCGAATTC of the Microcoleus sp. FACHB-68 genome contains:
- a CDS encoding M20 family metallopeptidase is translated as MLPQIKDLAKTLAPRLIEIRRHIHSHPELSGQEYQTAAYVAGVLSSCGIHVREAVGKTGVVGELQGEGTDSRLLAIRTDMDALPIIERTGLDYASRQSGIMHACGHDVHTTVGLGTAMVLSQLGIHLPGTVRFLFQPAEEIAQGAEWMVKDGVMENVTSIFSLHVFPSIPAGSVGIRHGALTAAADDIELIIIGESGHGARPHEAVDAIWIASQVITTLQQAISRTQNPLRPLVLTIGQISGGRAPNVIADQVKLLGTVRSLHPETRADLPAWIERIVANVCSAFGARYQLNYRRGVPSVQNDPILTQIVELAALEAWGSTHVQILPEPSLGAEDFSMYLEHAPGTMFRLGVGYPDKHNYPLHHPLFEVDESSIVTGVVTLAYAVYKYWQQH